The Azospirillum brasilense genome has a window encoding:
- a CDS encoding lipid kinase, giving the protein MSADRRRALLIVNGKARQGQRALDDIREEAAKAGVTLIRAECREREDIAEAIRDHADSVDMVIIGGGDGTLNAAAPALADTGLPLAILPMGTANDLARTLGIPLDLREAAKLAVSGPIRRIDLGEVNGVAFFNVASIGLSVELARELTREMKRRWGVFGYAVAAFRVARRMAPFRAEIRINGVRHRVKSVQIGVGNGRHYGGGMTVQENAAPDDGQLDVYSIDLRGWWEWPLLYPDFRRGRHGHWKNVHAWYGQEVEITTRHRRPVNTDGDITTHTPARFRVRPGAVSVIAPPR; this is encoded by the coding sequence CTGAGCGCCGACCGACGCCGCGCGCTGCTGATCGTCAACGGGAAGGCCCGCCAGGGGCAGCGCGCGCTCGACGACATCCGGGAGGAGGCCGCGAAGGCGGGCGTCACCCTGATCCGCGCCGAGTGCCGCGAGCGGGAGGACATTGCCGAGGCGATCCGCGACCATGCCGACTCGGTGGACATGGTCATCATCGGGGGCGGCGACGGCACGCTGAACGCCGCCGCCCCGGCGCTGGCCGACACCGGCCTGCCGCTCGCCATCCTGCCCATGGGCACGGCGAACGATCTGGCGCGCACGCTGGGCATTCCGCTGGATCTGCGGGAGGCGGCGAAGCTGGCGGTCAGCGGCCCGATTCGCCGGATCGACCTCGGCGAGGTCAACGGCGTGGCTTTCTTCAACGTCGCCAGCATCGGCCTCAGCGTCGAGCTGGCCCGCGAGCTGACGCGCGAGATGAAGCGGCGCTGGGGCGTCTTCGGCTACGCCGTGGCGGCTTTCCGCGTGGCGCGGCGCATGGCGCCCTTCCGCGCCGAGATCCGCATCAATGGGGTGCGGCACCGCGTCAAGTCGGTGCAGATCGGCGTCGGCAACGGGCGCCATTACGGCGGCGGCATGACCGTTCAGGAGAACGCCGCCCCCGACGACGGGCAGCTCGACGTCTACAGCATCGACCTGCGCGGCTGGTGGGAGTGGCCCCTGCTGTACCCGGACTTCCGCCGCGGCCGGCACGGACACTGGAAGAACGTCCACGCCTGGTACGGGCAGGAGGTGGAGATCACCACCCGGCACCGCCGCCCAGTCAACACCGATGGCGACATCACCACCCACACCCCGGCGCGCTTCCGCGTGCGGCCGGGAGCCGTCTCGGTCATCGCGCCGCCGCGGTGA
- a CDS encoding AI-2E family transporter: MAQREDADGNRRWSIDRMTLGLWLLGLLAALAVLWGLGAASPVLIPLAGAFFVAVAVAPVGRWVRDRVPPRLALLGPLAAMLTVLLVLAVFAGSLWFIGQRVAGEVPRHAEELQRLWGQASGWIDGLRERFLGDSGSSDSGGGGAEALSGLVASVLTAAREAVSTLVIVLFLALLMLVEAPVWREKIVKTLGPERCATTVTAVIAIAQQFRRFLLVSTTLGLITGALYIGWLSLFGIDFLFLWGFLAFLLNYIPVIGSVTAGALPVLMALAQGGSTTALMVAGGLLVIEQVMGNFIGPRLEGKQLAISPLVIVSSLLLWSWLWGAAGTVLAVPMTVLIAIALSHIDALRPFAFVLSDKSDRRRFEARTRPE, from the coding sequence TTGGCACAGCGTGAGGACGCGGACGGGAATCGGCGCTGGTCCATCGACCGGATGACGCTTGGCCTCTGGCTGCTCGGCCTGCTGGCCGCCCTGGCCGTCCTGTGGGGCCTCGGCGCCGCGTCGCCGGTGCTCATCCCGCTGGCCGGGGCCTTCTTCGTCGCGGTCGCCGTGGCGCCGGTCGGGCGCTGGGTGCGCGACCGGGTGCCGCCGCGGCTGGCCCTGCTCGGCCCGCTCGCCGCCATGCTGACGGTGCTTCTGGTGCTGGCCGTCTTCGCCGGGAGCCTGTGGTTCATCGGCCAGCGTGTGGCCGGCGAGGTGCCGCGCCACGCCGAGGAGTTGCAACGTCTGTGGGGGCAGGCGAGCGGCTGGATCGACGGGCTGCGCGAACGGTTTCTCGGCGATTCCGGCAGCAGCGACTCCGGAGGCGGCGGGGCGGAGGCGCTGTCCGGCCTCGTCGCGTCGGTGCTGACGGCGGCGCGGGAGGCCGTCTCGACGCTGGTCATCGTCTTGTTCCTCGCCCTGCTGATGCTGGTCGAGGCGCCGGTCTGGCGGGAGAAGATCGTCAAGACGCTGGGGCCGGAGCGTTGCGCCACCACCGTCACCGCGGTCATCGCCATCGCCCAGCAGTTCCGCCGTTTCCTGCTGGTCAGCACGACGCTGGGGCTGATCACCGGGGCGCTCTACATCGGCTGGCTGTCGCTGTTCGGGATCGACTTCCTGTTCCTGTGGGGCTTCCTGGCCTTCCTGCTGAACTACATCCCGGTGATCGGGTCGGTGACGGCGGGGGCGCTGCCGGTGCTGATGGCGCTGGCCCAGGGCGGATCGACCACCGCCCTGATGGTCGCGGGCGGCTTGCTGGTGATCGAGCAGGTGATGGGCAACTTCATCGGCCCGCGGCTGGAGGGCAAGCAGCTCGCCATCTCGCCCCTGGTGATCGTCAGTTCGCTGCTGCTGTGGAGCTGGCTGTGGGGGGCAGCGGGGACCGTGCTGGCGGTGCCGATGACCGTCCTGATCGCCATCGCGCTCAGCCACATCGACGCGCTGCGCCCCTTCGCCTTCGTGCTCAGCGACAAGAGCGACCGCCGCCGCTTCGAGGCGCGCACCCGGCCCGAGTAA
- a CDS encoding HAD family hydrolase — protein MDRINTAFLFDLDGTLIDSVYQHVLAWQEALDHEGIELSVWRIHRKIGMSGGLFANMLLRETGLAISPELLERLRRRHAEAFRGLAGRVRPLPGAQELLSHLTAAGIPWAIATSGRIETARSGLEALGVDPDRVPVVTRDQVKYAKPDPDLFLAAAERLGVAIETAIVVGDSVWDILAARRARALSIGLLSGGYGQDELERAGAFRVYEDPASLLEHLDEVGGRR, from the coding sequence ATGGACCGCATCAACACGGCTTTCCTGTTCGACCTCGACGGCACGCTGATCGACAGCGTCTACCAGCACGTGCTGGCTTGGCAGGAGGCGCTGGACCATGAGGGGATCGAGCTGTCGGTCTGGCGCATCCACCGCAAGATCGGCATGAGCGGCGGCCTGTTCGCCAACATGCTGCTTCGCGAGACCGGCCTCGCCATCAGCCCGGAGCTTCTGGAGCGGCTGCGCCGCCGCCACGCCGAGGCGTTCCGCGGGCTGGCCGGGCGCGTCCGCCCGCTGCCCGGCGCGCAGGAGCTGCTGTCCCACCTGACGGCGGCCGGCATCCCCTGGGCCATCGCCACCAGCGGGCGGATCGAGACGGCGCGCTCCGGGCTGGAGGCCCTGGGCGTTGACCCCGACCGGGTGCCGGTGGTGACTCGCGATCAGGTGAAATACGCCAAGCCCGACCCAGACCTGTTTCTGGCCGCGGCGGAACGGCTCGGCGTCGCCATCGAAACGGCCATCGTGGTCGGCGACAGCGTGTGGGACATCCTGGCGGCGCGGCGCGCCCGCGCGCTCAGCATCGGGCTGCTGTCCGGCGGCTACGGGCAGGACGAGCTGGAGCGGGCCGGCGCCTTCCGCGTCTACGAGGACCCCGCCAGCCTGCTGGAGCATCTGGACGAGGTGGGAGGCCGACGCTGA